One window of the Glycocaulis alkaliphilus genome contains the following:
- a CDS encoding DsbA family protein, translating into MKTLVPQIVTSSTLRSARRGLAAVRRRLNLSRPVVRYFHQVDDPYSALAARALPHLEAVWGARVIPYIVPPPDAAAAPDAQRLRLWSLRDAATLADGLGMETSFTSAPSPELMTRAQAALAGIRDATVFSAISSAIERAFKTGKASAIPLSDSDARAALARGARARRGHYLGGMFQFEGEWYWGLDRLAYLEDRLVRIRPGGVRFSERREVDLEARKAPAGTVIEAFVSLRSPYTYIAIPRLRALSEASGAELRLRPVLPMVMRGLPVPLAKRLYIMRDTKREAERLGLPFGKVSDPVGAPVERGLAVLFAAMDQGKGADFLYSFLRGVFAEGIDAGSDQGLEMLSRRAGIPAAAMHAALADESWREKAEANRAAMLEAGLWGVPSFRVNNLPAHWGQDRLWAVEEDLFALAGYSN; encoded by the coding sequence GTGAAGACACTCGTCCCGCAGATCGTGACCAGCTCCACACTGCGCTCAGCCCGGCGCGGCCTGGCCGCGGTGCGGCGGCGGCTCAATCTCTCGCGGCCTGTCGTGCGTTATTTCCATCAGGTGGACGATCCCTACTCGGCGCTGGCCGCGCGCGCCCTGCCACATCTGGAGGCCGTCTGGGGCGCAAGAGTGATCCCCTATATCGTGCCGCCGCCAGACGCGGCTGCTGCGCCCGATGCGCAACGTCTGAGGCTCTGGTCGCTGCGCGATGCGGCGACCCTTGCAGACGGGCTGGGGATGGAGACAAGTTTCACCTCGGCGCCATCGCCAGAGCTGATGACGCGCGCGCAGGCGGCGCTGGCGGGGATCCGTGACGCGACCGTATTCTCCGCCATTTCCAGCGCCATTGAGCGTGCCTTCAAAACGGGAAAGGCGTCCGCCATTCCACTGTCTGATAGCGATGCGCGCGCGGCATTGGCGCGCGGGGCAAGGGCGCGGCGCGGGCATTATCTCGGCGGCATGTTCCAGTTTGAGGGTGAGTGGTATTGGGGGCTCGACCGCTTGGCCTATCTCGAAGACCGGCTTGTGCGCATCCGTCCCGGCGGGGTGCGTTTCTCCGAGCGGCGCGAGGTGGATCTGGAGGCCCGAAAAGCGCCTGCCGGGACGGTGATCGAGGCGTTCGTGTCCCTGCGCAGTCCCTACACCTATATTGCGATACCGCGCCTGAGAGCGCTGAGCGAGGCGAGCGGCGCAGAGCTGCGCCTGCGCCCGGTCCTGCCCATGGTGATGCGCGGTCTGCCCGTGCCACTGGCAAAGCGTCTCTACATCATGCGCGATACCAAGCGGGAGGCGGAGCGCCTCGGCCTGCCTTTCGGCAAGGTGTCAGACCCGGTGGGTGCGCCGGTCGAGCGCGGGCTTGCCGTGCTGTTTGCCGCCATGGATCAGGGCAAGGGGGCAGACTTCCTCTATTCCTTCCTGCGCGGCGTGTTTGCAGAAGGCATTGATGCCGGCAGCGATCAGGGGCTTGAAATGCTTTCCCGGCGCGCAGGCATCCCGGCTGCGGCCATGCATGCAGCTCTTGCCGATGAAAGCTGGCGGGAGAAGGCTGAAGCCAATCGCGCCGCCATGCTGGAGGCGGGCCTGTGGGGCGTGCCCAGCTTCCGCGTGAACAATCTTCCCGCCCATTGGGGTCAGGACCGGCTCTGGGCGGTGGAAGAGGATTTGTTCGCTCTGGCAGGCTATTCGAACTGA
- a CDS encoding glutathione S-transferase family protein, with amino-acid sequence MLELFTAPTPNGWKISIALEELGLPYQLHVLQLLKGEQKAPEYLKINPNGRIPALVDHDEGGRAIFESGAILMHLAEKTGKLLPQDAEGRSRAIQWLFWQVGGLGPMQGQANVFFRYLPEKIPLAIERYQGETRRHYEVMNTRLGEAPYLAGDEYSIADIACFPWVFGHFWAGVPLDGFDHLLDWKARLEQRPAVLKGLSIPPLPDLSKLQKAGQELVRP; translated from the coding sequence ATGCTGGAGCTCTTCACCGCGCCGACGCCCAATGGCTGGAAGATATCCATAGCGCTGGAGGAGCTGGGCCTGCCCTATCAGCTGCATGTCCTCCAGCTTCTAAAGGGCGAGCAGAAAGCGCCGGAGTACCTCAAGATCAATCCCAATGGCCGCATCCCTGCGCTGGTCGACCACGACGAGGGCGGGCGGGCGATATTCGAGTCCGGGGCGATCCTGATGCATCTGGCCGAAAAGACCGGCAAACTCCTGCCTCAGGACGCCGAAGGCCGCTCGCGTGCCATCCAGTGGCTGTTCTGGCAGGTGGGCGGGCTGGGGCCGATGCAGGGTCAGGCCAATGTCTTCTTCCGCTATCTGCCGGAGAAAATTCCGCTCGCCATTGAACGCTATCAGGGCGAGACGCGCCGCCATTACGAGGTGATGAATACGCGCCTTGGTGAGGCGCCCTATCTGGCGGGCGATGAATACTCCATCGCCGACATTGCCTGCTTCCCTTGGGTGTTTGGGCATTTCTGGGCCGGTGTGCCACTGGACGGGTTTGACCATCTGCTGGACTGGAAGGCGCGGCTGGAACAGCGCCCGGCGGTTCTGAAAGGCCTTTCCATCCCGCCTTTGCCAGACCTCTCCAAGCTGCAAAAGGCCGGGCAGGAGCTGGTGCGCCCGTGA
- a CDS encoding glutathione S-transferase N-terminal domain-containing protein has product MMPGEYIVYGADPSYFTRKVEAALRYMRIPHAARPKSPDVSARLEARSGTHLIPVVETPEGWVIHDSTYIIELLQARFPAHPVIPASPVQHIACRLMDDWIDEWFTRAALHLRWIDDEDGAICARKIAMDMGGGTHERPLTAQEEEQVAATAAFIQPWGRKAMTVMGAGPEYQEDLRAEFASFLQQCAGLLGKDGGLFGQRLSMADLGLLGAMKAHFAADDYARNFVANAAPAMLDWTDRAWERRDEGEDWLAGDALPDGMSGLFTLMAGGFVPYMIANRAALKAGEKSSYFTISSGQEVRMMTRKPVEDTRLATKAAIDALPETDRGHVRELLGDHGLLAAYED; this is encoded by the coding sequence ATGATGCCGGGTGAGTATATCGTCTACGGAGCCGACCCGTCCTACTTCACCCGCAAGGTGGAAGCGGCGCTGCGCTATATGCGCATCCCGCATGCAGCGCGGCCGAAATCGCCGGATGTGAGTGCCCGGCTGGAAGCGCGTTCAGGCACGCATCTGATCCCGGTGGTGGAAACGCCTGAAGGGTGGGTGATCCACGATTCCACCTACATTATCGAGCTGCTGCAGGCGCGCTTTCCCGCCCATCCGGTCATCCCGGCAAGCCCGGTGCAGCATATCGCCTGCCGCCTGATGGATGACTGGATCGATGAATGGTTCACGCGTGCCGCGCTGCATTTGCGCTGGATCGATGATGAGGATGGCGCCATCTGCGCGCGCAAGATCGCCATGGATATGGGCGGCGGCACGCATGAGCGCCCGCTGACGGCGCAGGAGGAAGAGCAGGTCGCCGCGACCGCCGCCTTCATCCAGCCCTGGGGGCGCAAGGCGATGACGGTCATGGGGGCAGGGCCGGAATATCAGGAGGATCTGCGCGCCGAGTTTGCGAGCTTCCTGCAGCAATGTGCAGGGCTTCTTGGCAAGGATGGCGGCCTGTTTGGCCAGCGCCTCTCCATGGCTGATCTGGGCCTGCTGGGCGCGATGAAGGCGCACTTTGCCGCTGATGATTACGCGCGCAATTTCGTGGCTAACGCGGCTCCTGCCATGCTGGACTGGACAGACCGTGCTTGGGAGCGGCGTGATGAGGGGGAGGACTGGCTGGCCGGTGATGCGCTGCCAGATGGCATGTCCGGTCTCTTCACGCTGATGGCGGGCGGTTTCGTGCCCTACATGATCGCTAACCGGGCGGCGCTGAAGGCCGGTGAGAAGTCCTCGTACTTCACGATCTCCAGCGGGCAGGAGGTGCGGATGATGACCCGCAAACCCGTGGAAGACACCCGCCTTGCCACCAAAGCCGCGATTGATGCCCTTCCCGAAACGGATCGCGGACACGTGCGTGAACTGCTGGGCGATCATGGCCTTCTGGCCGCGTATGAGGATTAG
- a CDS encoding TetR/AcrR family transcriptional regulator, with product MPDLPANPSATPARPGRPAKIAPDEQRRRILDAAAARFARHGFEGASLRDIAADAGLAHAVIRHVFGSKDDLWDAAAADLFGQMNDAMLQALGKVDMNNPRARMEAQVRATVLTASRIPWLAAFVMQAGLAGGERYERLVEQHLRPAYAFTLEPFFQLREAGRAHAFDPHFLFMLSTNAAIGPFAQSANARALAGMELSDPDTAERYADTLIAVLKHGALRRA from the coding sequence ATGCCTGACCTGCCTGCAAATCCGTCCGCAACCCCTGCGCGTCCCGGCCGTCCGGCCAAGATCGCGCCGGACGAGCAGCGCCGCCGGATTCTCGATGCGGCAGCGGCCCGCTTTGCCCGCCACGGGTTCGAGGGCGCGTCCTTGCGCGACATTGCCGCCGATGCCGGGCTCGCCCACGCCGTGATCCGCCACGTGTTCGGCAGCAAGGATGATTTGTGGGATGCGGCGGCGGCAGACCTGTTTGGCCAGATGAATGATGCCATGCTGCAGGCGCTGGGGAAGGTCGACATGAATAATCCCCGCGCCCGCATGGAGGCACAGGTGCGCGCCACCGTGCTGACGGCCTCGCGTATCCCCTGGCTGGCGGCGTTTGTCATGCAGGCGGGTCTGGCGGGCGGGGAGCGCTATGAGAGGCTGGTGGAGCAGCATTTGCGCCCGGCTTATGCCTTCACGCTGGAGCCGTTCTTCCAGCTGAGGGAGGCAGGACGCGCGCACGCCTTTGATCCGCATTTCCTCTTCATGCTGTCGACCAATGCGGCCATTGGCCCGTTTGCGCAGAGCGCGAATGCCCGCGCGCTGGCAGGCATGGAATTGTCGGATCCGGACACGGCAGAGCGCTATGCGGACACGCTGATTGCCGTACTCAAACACGGCGCGCTGCGCCGCGCATAA
- a CDS encoding sulfatase, which produces MFNSTPGRVILAAGAALVILAAAGFWAFDRYFIYLPGLVQDIRNPIGPNRAVDWQRGPDTAPEGERPPNIILIVADDLGWNDITLHGGVAGGSVPTPNIDRIAREGVQLTNAYAASGTCAPSRAALMTGRYPARTGFEFTPTPPGMTQVIRHVERGQTERRPFLIRETDGDVPDFADMGLPTDEITLAEMLSGAGYHTMHIGKWHLGNTHGSDPLGQGFDESLELAGLLYAPAGAPDVVEARQDFDPIDQVYWAIGRAAVTHNNSARFTPDGYLTDYFTREAVEAIEANRNRPFFLYLAHWAPHSPLQATREDYDALAHIEDHPLRVYAAMIRALDRGIGEVMDALEANGIADNTIIAFTSDNGGAHYIGLEDINAPYRGWKATFFGGGIRVPTFVSWPGRIEPGTEMPGLAQHIDFAPTLAAIAGASLPADRLIDGVDLTPFLTGEAEGEPRETLFWRSGHYEAVIHQGWKLQRTQRPDRVWLFDLSSDPEERNDLSAAEPQRVAALAALLDEHAQGLAEPLWPSIAEMPVSIDQPLGWPESEDDEYVYWPN; this is translated from the coding sequence GTGTTCAACAGCACTCCTGGCCGGGTCATACTGGCCGCAGGCGCGGCGCTTGTCATACTGGCTGCGGCAGGCTTCTGGGCGTTTGACCGCTATTTCATCTATCTGCCAGGTCTGGTGCAGGACATCCGCAACCCGATAGGCCCAAATCGGGCAGTGGACTGGCAGCGCGGACCGGATACGGCTCCTGAGGGGGAGCGCCCGCCCAATATCATCCTCATCGTCGCCGATGATCTGGGATGGAATGACATCACCCTGCATGGCGGGGTAGCGGGCGGGAGCGTACCCACACCCAATATCGACCGCATAGCCCGTGAAGGCGTACAACTGACCAATGCCTATGCCGCCAGCGGCACATGCGCGCCGTCACGCGCAGCGCTGATGACCGGACGCTATCCCGCCCGCACCGGCTTTGAGTTCACCCCCACCCCGCCCGGCATGACGCAAGTGATCCGCCATGTTGAGCGCGGCCAGACAGAGCGCCGCCCCTTCCTTATCCGTGAGACGGATGGTGACGTCCCGGACTTTGCCGATATGGGCCTGCCCACTGACGAGATAACGCTGGCCGAGATGCTGTCCGGCGCGGGCTATCACACCATGCATATCGGCAAATGGCATCTGGGCAATACCCACGGGTCAGACCCGCTGGGTCAGGGCTTTGATGAAAGCCTGGAGCTGGCCGGCCTGCTCTACGCGCCAGCCGGAGCGCCGGACGTTGTCGAGGCCCGGCAGGATTTCGATCCCATAGATCAGGTTTACTGGGCGATCGGCCGGGCCGCCGTGACGCACAACAATTCGGCGCGCTTCACGCCCGACGGCTATCTGACCGACTATTTCACCCGGGAGGCGGTGGAAGCCATCGAGGCCAACCGCAACCGGCCCTTCTTCCTCTATCTGGCGCACTGGGCGCCCCATTCGCCCCTGCAGGCCACGCGTGAGGATTATGACGCCCTCGCCCATATCGAGGACCACCCGCTTCGTGTCTACGCGGCGATGATCCGCGCGCTGGACCGGGGCATTGGCGAGGTGATGGACGCGCTGGAAGCCAATGGTATCGCCGATAACACCATCATCGCCTTCACCTCCGATAATGGCGGCGCGCACTATATCGGCCTTGAGGACATCAACGCGCCCTATAGGGGCTGGAAGGCGACCTTCTTCGGTGGCGGTATCCGCGTGCCCACCTTCGTCAGCTGGCCGGGCAGGATCGAACCGGGCACCGAAATGCCGGGCCTTGCCCAGCATATCGATTTTGCGCCGACGCTGGCCGCCATCGCCGGAGCATCACTGCCCGCAGACCGCCTGATCGACGGGGTGGACCTGACGCCCTTCCTGACCGGCGAGGCAGAAGGCGAGCCGCGCGAGACGCTGTTCTGGCGCAGCGGGCACTATGAGGCGGTGATCCACCAGGGCTGGAAGCTGCAACGCACACAGCGCCCTGACCGCGTCTGGCTGTTTGACCTTTCCAGTGATCCGGAAGAGCGCAACGACCTCTCCGCCGCCGAGCCGCAGCGCGTGGCCGCGCTGGCCGCGTTGCTGGATGAGCACGCACAAGGCCTCGCCGAGCCGTTATGGCCTTCGATTGCAGAAATGCCTGTCAGTATCGACCAGCCTCTGGGCTGGCCGGAAAGCGAGGATGACGAGTATGTTTACTGGCCCAATTAA
- a CDS encoding sulfatase-like hydrolase/transferase, whose protein sequence is MFTGPIKRVLTALCLAGALAAPASGEERPNILLVILDDIGFTDLGAYGSEISTPHMDALAARGAQFTNFHVAPTCAPTRAMLLTGADSHRTGIPTLEHMVIPEYQGQFGHEGELNTAVATIAEHLQAAGYQAFITGKWHLGRSPTALPAARGFDRSFILDSSGADNWEHRTYLPHYTHAEWWEDFEPVHELPDNFYSSEFLTDRLIAYIDDRDVNRPFLAVLSLQANHIPLQAPREFTERYAGRYDEGWDVLREERRSAAIARGLVPESTQLAEQPPGLRDWEGLSRREREFAIASREVAAGMLEAADHHVGRLLDWLEAQGQLENTLVIVLSDNGPEYNHPTDNRAFAMWLAVQGYSRNPENLGEQGTYAFIGPEWATASASPLSLFKFHAGEGGVRVPLIVAGPGVETLGLVSGFSFVTDIAPTLLDMAGARPLVGREPITGRSLMPVLSGQSDTVYGPDDAVGLEMSGMSALWRGDWKLARSMPPFGDEQWRLFNLATDPGEAHDLAGSEPEILASMMEAYAAYEARVGVIPVPEGFNAAERIAALGWKAFLDQHGLMLAGIGLLFVMLLGGGLILLTRQR, encoded by the coding sequence ATGTTTACTGGCCCAATTAAACGCGTCCTTACTGCGCTTTGCCTGGCGGGCGCACTGGCTGCTCCGGCATCTGGCGAAGAGCGGCCCAACATATTGCTCGTCATTCTCGATGATATCGGGTTCACCGATCTGGGTGCCTATGGCAGCGAGATATCAACGCCCCACATGGACGCGCTGGCGGCGCGCGGCGCGCAGTTCACCAATTTTCACGTCGCGCCCACCTGTGCGCCGACGCGTGCCATGCTGTTGACCGGCGCAGACAGTCACCGTACCGGCATCCCCACCCTCGAACACATGGTCATCCCCGAATATCAGGGCCAGTTCGGCCATGAGGGCGAGCTCAATACCGCTGTGGCCACCATTGCCGAGCATTTGCAGGCGGCGGGCTATCAGGCCTTCATCACCGGCAAATGGCATCTGGGACGTTCACCCACCGCCCTGCCCGCCGCACGTGGCTTTGACCGCAGCTTCATTCTGGACTCGTCTGGCGCCGATAACTGGGAGCACCGCACCTATCTGCCTCACTACACTCACGCCGAATGGTGGGAGGATTTCGAACCCGTCCACGAACTGCCCGACAATTTCTATTCGTCCGAGTTTCTGACCGACCGGCTGATCGCCTATATTGATGACCGGGACGTGAACCGCCCCTTCCTGGCCGTGCTGTCGCTACAGGCCAACCACATCCCCCTGCAGGCCCCACGCGAATTCACCGAGCGCTATGCGGGCCGCTATGACGAGGGCTGGGACGTGCTGCGCGAGGAACGCCGCAGCGCCGCCATCGCGCGCGGGCTGGTGCCTGAAAGTACGCAGCTGGCAGAGCAGCCGCCGGGATTACGCGACTGGGAGGGGCTGTCCCGGCGCGAGCGCGAGTTTGCCATTGCCAGCCGCGAAGTGGCCGCCGGCATGCTGGAAGCGGCAGACCATCATGTCGGACGGCTTCTGGACTGGCTGGAGGCGCAAGGCCAGCTGGAGAACACGCTGGTCATCGTGCTGTCTGACAATGGCCCGGAATATAACCACCCCACCGATAACCGCGCCTTTGCCATGTGGCTCGCCGTGCAGGGCTATTCACGCAATCCGGAAAATCTCGGCGAACAGGGCACCTACGCCTTTATCGGCCCGGAATGGGCAACCGCCTCCGCCTCGCCGCTCTCTTTGTTCAAGTTCCATGCAGGCGAAGGCGGCGTACGCGTGCCCCTTATCGTCGCAGGGCCGGGGGTTGAGACCCTTGGCCTTGTCTCCGGCTTCAGCTTTGTCACCGACATCGCCCCGACCCTGCTGGACATGGCAGGCGCCCGTCCGCTTGTCGGGCGTGAACCCATAACGGGCCGCTCGCTCATGCCGGTGCTGAGCGGGCAGTCGGACACGGTCTATGGTCCGGACGACGCGGTGGGCCTTGAAATGTCGGGCATGTCGGCCCTCTGGCGCGGCGACTGGAAGCTGGCACGCAGCATGCCGCCTTTCGGCGATGAGCAATGGCGGCTCTTCAACCTGGCCACTGATCCGGGTGAGGCTCACGATCTTGCAGGCTCGGAGCCTGAAATCCTGGCGTCGATGATGGAGGCCTATGCCGCCTATGAGGCGCGTGTGGGCGTGATCCCGGTGCCAGAGGGCTTCAATGCCGCCGAACGCATTGCGGCGCTGGGCTGGAAAGCCTTCCTTGACCAGCACGGGCTGATGCTCGCCGGTATCGGCCTTCTTTTCGTGATGCTGCTGGGGGGCGGCCTCATTCTGCTGACCCGCCAGCGCTGA
- a CDS encoding formylglycine-generating enzyme family protein yields the protein MIWVPAGTVQLGSEDFFPEERPVRSADVDGFWIGIHEVTNGEFAAFVEATGYVTLAEREGPDAGGGGVFGPGVQVRDWSDIRTWWRFDPRASWRHPQGRSSTIEGRDSWPVVQIAYEDALAYARWRGHDLPREAEWEHAARGGIDGALYVWGDEMRPDGAYMANHWQGAFPVQDSGADGHAGLAPVGCYAPNGYGLYDMAGNVWEWTQDEWEQPGFRVIKGGSFLCSDSYCHRYRPAARQPGDERFSTEHLGFRTIWRGPAPD from the coding sequence ATGATCTGGGTGCCGGCTGGCACCGTCCAGCTGGGATCGGAGGATTTTTTCCCCGAGGAGCGCCCGGTGCGTAGCGCCGACGTGGATGGGTTCTGGATCGGCATTCACGAGGTCACCAATGGCGAGTTCGCCGCCTTCGTGGAGGCGACGGGCTATGTGACGCTGGCTGAGCGCGAAGGCCCGGATGCGGGCGGGGGCGGGGTGTTCGGCCCCGGCGTGCAGGTGCGCGACTGGTCGGACATACGCACCTGGTGGCGGTTTGATCCGCGCGCGAGCTGGCGTCATCCGCAAGGGCGCTCCAGCACGATTGAGGGCCGGGATAGCTGGCCGGTCGTACAGATCGCCTATGAGGATGCGCTGGCCTATGCGCGCTGGCGCGGCCACGATCTGCCCCGCGAGGCTGAATGGGAACATGCCGCGCGCGGCGGCATTGATGGTGCGCTTTATGTCTGGGGCGACGAGATGCGCCCGGACGGGGCCTATATGGCCAATCACTGGCAGGGCGCGTTTCCGGTGCAGGATAGCGGCGCGGACGGTCATGCCGGGCTTGCGCCGGTCGGCTGCTATGCGCCCAACGGGTACGGGCTCTACGACATGGCGGGCAATGTCTGGGAATGGACGCAGGACGAATGGGAGCAGCCGGGCTTCCGCGTCATCAAGGGCGGGTCATTCCTGTGCTCGGACAGCTATTGCCACCGCTACCGCCCGGCGGCGCGCCAGCCGGGCGATGAGCGCTTTTCCACCGAGCATCTGGGCTTCCGCACGATCTGGCGCGGACCAGCGCCGGACTAG
- the katG gene encoding catalase/peroxidase HPI, with product MDGNDAKMTGKCPVMHGGNTSFNTHPTRWWPNALNLDILHQHGARANPMDVDYDHRKAVKSLDFKGVWNDVDALLTDSQEWWPADWGHYGGLFIRLSWHAAGSYRLGDGRGGAGSGNIRFEPLNSWPDNASLEKARRLLWPVKKKYGNALSWADLLALAGTVAYANMGLKVFGFAFGREDIWGPEIDINWGSDSEILAPSDERVTAIDDPNTMYNPLAASHMGLIYVNPEGVNGNPDPAKTAKFVRSTFARMAMDDEETAALTVGGHTVGKCHGGTMADRVGADPASSDLQFAGFGWDNPGFDGKANTAHTSGLEGAWTSNPTKWDMGYLDLLFKYEWAVTKSRAGAWQWEPVNIAEEDKVPDASDPSIKHNPIMTDADMAMKVDPTYRAICERFHKDPEYFADTFARAWFKLTHRDMGPKANYYGPFVPDEELIWQDPIPAGPTGYDVEKVKAKIAASGLSVTDMVNTAWDSARTYRGSDKRGGANGARIRLAPQKDWEGNEPARLAKVLSVLEPIAKEAGASLADVIVLAGNVGIEKAAKAGGYDVKVPFAPGRGDATAEQTDGDSFESLEPFADGFRNWIRSDYDTKPEEVLLDRAQLMGLTGPEMTVLLGGLRVIGANHGGSKHGVFTDKEGALSTDFFVNLTDMAYKWEPKGKNLYEIIDRKTGKTRWTATRADLVFGSNAILRAYAEVYAQDDNKAKFVKDFVAAWTKVMNADRFDLAA from the coding sequence ATGGACGGAAATGATGCGAAGATGACGGGCAAATGCCCGGTCATGCATGGCGGCAATACCAGCTTCAACACGCACCCTACCCGCTGGTGGCCGAACGCGCTCAATCTCGACATCCTGCACCAGCACGGTGCGCGCGCGAACCCGATGGACGTCGATTATGATCACCGCAAGGCGGTCAAATCGCTCGACTTCAAGGGCGTCTGGAATGATGTCGATGCGCTCCTGACCGATAGCCAGGAATGGTGGCCGGCTGACTGGGGCCATTATGGTGGCCTCTTCATCCGCTTGTCCTGGCACGCCGCCGGTTCCTACCGTCTGGGCGATGGCCGCGGCGGCGCAGGCAGCGGCAATATCCGCTTTGAACCGCTCAATTCCTGGCCGGACAATGCCAGCCTTGAAAAGGCACGCCGCCTGCTCTGGCCGGTGAAGAAGAAGTACGGCAACGCCTTGTCCTGGGCCGACCTTCTGGCGCTCGCCGGTACGGTCGCCTACGCGAATATGGGCCTGAAAGTCTTCGGCTTCGCCTTTGGCCGCGAGGACATCTGGGGTCCGGAGATCGACATCAACTGGGGCAGCGACAGCGAAATCCTGGCGCCGTCCGACGAGCGCGTAACGGCCATTGACGACCCCAACACGATGTATAATCCGCTGGCCGCCTCCCACATGGGTCTCATCTACGTGAACCCGGAAGGGGTGAACGGCAATCCGGACCCGGCCAAGACGGCCAAGTTCGTACGCTCTACCTTTGCCCGCATGGCGATGGACGATGAGGAAACCGCCGCCCTGACCGTGGGTGGCCACACCGTCGGCAAATGCCATGGCGGCACGATGGCCGACCGCGTCGGTGCCGATCCGGCCTCCAGCGACCTGCAGTTTGCTGGTTTCGGCTGGGACAATCCCGGCTTTGACGGCAAGGCGAACACTGCCCACACTTCGGGCCTTGAAGGCGCATGGACGTCCAACCCCACCAAATGGGACATGGGCTATCTCGACCTGCTGTTCAAATACGAGTGGGCGGTAACGAAATCGCGCGCCGGTGCCTGGCAGTGGGAGCCGGTGAACATTGCCGAGGAAGACAAGGTGCCAGACGCGTCCGATCCTTCCATCAAGCACAACCCGATCATGACGGATGCGGACATGGCGATGAAGGTCGATCCGACCTACCGCGCCATCTGCGAGCGCTTCCACAAGGATCCCGAATACTTCGCCGACACGTTTGCCCGCGCCTGGTTCAAGCTGACCCACCGCGATATGGGCCCGAAAGCGAATTATTACGGCCCGTTCGTGCCGGACGAGGAGCTGATCTGGCAGGATCCCATCCCGGCCGGCCCGACCGGCTATGATGTCGAGAAGGTCAAGGCGAAGATCGCCGCCAGCGGCCTCAGCGTCACCGACATGGTCAACACCGCCTGGGACAGCGCGCGCACCTATCGCGGCTCTGACAAGCGTGGCGGTGCCAATGGCGCGCGCATCCGCCTTGCCCCCCAGAAGGACTGGGAAGGCAATGAGCCGGCCCGCCTCGCCAAGGTGCTTTCGGTTCTCGAACCGATTGCCAAAGAAGCCGGTGCCAGCCTTGCCGACGTGATCGTACTGGCCGGCAATGTCGGTATCGAGAAAGCGGCCAAGGCCGGTGGATACGATGTGAAAGTGCCGTTTGCGCCGGGCCGCGGCGATGCGACCGCCGAGCAGACCGATGGCGACAGCTTTGAATCGCTCGAACCCTTCGCGGACGGTTTCCGCAACTGGATCCGCAGCGATTACGATACAAAGCCGGAAGAGGTTCTGCTCGACCGCGCCCAGCTCATGGGCCTGACCGGACCGGAAATGACCGTGCTGCTGGGTGGCCTGCGGGTCATCGGCGCCAATCATGGCGGCTCCAAGCACGGCGTCTTCACCGACAAGGAAGGCGCCCTGTCGACCGACTTCTTCGTGAACCTGACCGACATGGCCTACAAGTGGGAACCGAAAGGCAAGAATCTGTACGAGATCATCGACCGCAAGACCGGCAAGACCCGCTGGACCGCAACGCGCGCCGATCTCGTCTTCGGTTCTAACGCGATCCTGCGCGCCTATGCGGAAGTCTACGCCCAGGACGACAACAAGGCAAAGTTCG